From the Bacteroidia bacterium genome, one window contains:
- a CDS encoding bifunctional (p)ppGpp synthetase/guanosine-3',5'-bis(diphosphate) 3'-pyrophosphohydrolase — protein sequence MKISDDGKRRSILGILQKTRAGTSPASQQQKLDALLTICRSNLASVDEELIARAFHFMHQAHKDHRRKSGEPYATHPYAVAMIVAQEIPLDDVSVAAALLHDVLEDCEEYSYTDLLHEFGQTIADIVEGVTKISSILVSMEISKAENYRKLMVSMVNDIRVILVKFADRLHNMRTLEFVSESKQERIARETLEVYAPLAHRFGLGRIKWELEDLGLKHLHPEEYRRLKHQIAEKRRDREDYIDRFSKPLKAELQKAHLNFEISGRPKHMYSIYKKMVDRNKTFDEIYDLFAVRIILDTEEDKDCYMAYAIVCEVYMPIPERYKNYIALPKQNGYKSIHTTVLGPDGKMVEVQIRTRAMHEIAEKGIAAHWAYKESTQSKGSPFENWVRWVREVLESPQSAAGDEEDARQLLDNFKRNLYLDEIVVFTPKGDLIVLPNGSTPVDFAFEIHSEVGLHTIGAKVNGRIVPLSRKLHSGDQVEVITSRSQCISADWEQSVVTHKAKVAIRRFVNEQTKQVLQKGREKWERKAKKLKLPLDETPLLKAARILKYPGLSRMLVALAKDEITVDEIAEACLAAEEKEPETILPVRDQQQVFDEFADAARSEQGVMIQGEISNIEFDFARCCSPLPGDDIIGFVTLGHGIKIHRRSCKNIQRLMHADDASPMRERLIDISWPENADLHYLGGIKVTGEDRPGILNEIALAVTSYQNTNIRSVNIETDKSFFYGSILVTVRSLDHLERLIERLKRVKGIASAERYVEMS from the coding sequence ATGAAAATCTCCGATGATGGGAAGCGACGCAGCATCCTGGGGATCCTTCAAAAGACCCGGGCCGGGACCTCGCCCGCTTCGCAACAACAAAAACTCGATGCCCTCCTCACCATCTGCCGGAGCAACCTTGCTTCCGTAGACGAGGAGTTGATCGCGCGCGCTTTCCACTTCATGCATCAGGCGCATAAGGACCACCGCCGGAAATCCGGAGAGCCCTACGCGACCCACCCCTACGCGGTGGCCATGATTGTCGCTCAGGAAATCCCCCTCGACGATGTCTCCGTCGCCGCAGCGCTGCTGCATGATGTCCTCGAGGATTGCGAGGAGTACAGCTATACCGACCTGCTCCACGAGTTCGGCCAAACCATAGCGGATATCGTCGAAGGGGTCACGAAAATCTCCTCAATTCTTGTCAGCATGGAAATCAGCAAGGCGGAAAACTACCGCAAATTGATGGTATCCATGGTCAACGATATTCGCGTTATTCTCGTCAAATTCGCGGACCGCCTGCACAACATGCGCACACTCGAGTTCGTCAGCGAGAGCAAACAGGAACGCATCGCGCGTGAAACGCTCGAGGTGTATGCGCCGCTCGCACATCGTTTCGGACTCGGACGAATCAAATGGGAACTCGAAGACCTCGGTCTGAAACACCTGCATCCCGAGGAGTATCGGCGGCTGAAACATCAGATCGCGGAAAAACGTCGCGACAGAGAAGACTACATCGACCGCTTCAGCAAACCACTCAAGGCGGAACTGCAGAAAGCGCATCTCAACTTCGAAATCAGTGGTCGGCCGAAGCACATGTACAGCATCTATAAGAAGATGGTCGATCGGAATAAAACCTTCGACGAGATCTACGACCTCTTCGCCGTTCGCATCATCCTCGATACCGAAGAGGATAAGGATTGCTACATGGCATACGCCATCGTCTGCGAAGTGTATATGCCCATCCCGGAACGGTATAAGAATTACATCGCCCTCCCGAAGCAGAACGGGTACAAGTCCATTCACACCACTGTCCTCGGTCCCGACGGGAAAATGGTGGAAGTGCAGATCCGTACACGCGCCATGCACGAAATTGCGGAGAAAGGAATCGCGGCGCACTGGGCCTATAAGGAGAGCACGCAAAGCAAGGGCAGCCCGTTCGAGAATTGGGTGCGTTGGGTGCGGGAAGTCCTCGAAAGTCCGCAATCTGCGGCAGGAGATGAGGAAGACGCACGACAGCTGCTGGACAATTTCAAACGCAACCTGTATTTGGATGAAATTGTCGTCTTTACCCCGAAAGGTGATCTCATCGTGCTTCCCAACGGCTCCACACCGGTGGATTTCGCTTTCGAAATCCATTCCGAAGTTGGGCTGCATACCATCGGCGCGAAAGTCAACGGACGTATCGTCCCGCTCAGCCGAAAACTGCACAGCGGCGATCAGGTGGAAGTCATAACCTCCCGCTCGCAGTGTATCAGCGCGGATTGGGAGCAGAGCGTGGTGACGCATAAAGCGAAGGTGGCCATCCGCCGTTTTGTCAACGAACAGACAAAACAAGTGCTGCAAAAAGGCAGGGAGAAATGGGAACGCAAGGCGAAAAAGCTCAAGCTACCGCTCGATGAAACACCGCTGCTCAAAGCGGCGCGCATTCTGAAATATCCCGGTCTTTCGCGCATGCTCGTGGCGCTGGCGAAGGATGAAATCACCGTTGACGAAATAGCCGAGGCCTGCCTCGCGGCGGAAGAAAAAGAACCCGAAACTATCCTGCCCGTGCGCGACCAGCAGCAAGTGTTCGATGAGTTTGCCGATGCGGCACGCAGCGAACAAGGCGTGATGATACAGGGCGAAATCTCCAATATCGAATTCGATTTCGCTCGCTGTTGCAGTCCGTTGCCGGGCGACGACATCATCGGTTTCGTCACCCTCGGGCATGGCATCAAAATCCATCGCCGCTCGTGCAAGAACATTCAGCGCCTCATGCACGCCGATGACGCGTCTCCCATGCGCGAGCGCCTGATCGATATCAGTTGGCCCGAGAACGCGGATCTGCATTATCTCGGCGGCATCAAAGTCACGGGCGAGGATCGTCCGGGTATTCTGAACGAGATCGCGCTTGCGGTCACCAGCTATCAGAACACCAATATCCGCAGCGTCAACATTGAGACGGACAAATCGTTCTTCTACGGATCCATCCTCGTCACCGTGCGTAGTCTCGACCATCTCGAGCGTCTGATCGAACGGCTCAAACGAGTAAAGGGCATCGCTTCAGCGGAACGCTACGTGGAAATGTCCTGA
- the ruvX gene encoding Holliday junction resolvase RuvX, whose product MNGRTLAIDFGERRIGLALSDEMGIIASGIGTIPNDDQTLPALAAMAKERGVQRIIVGLPLTLSGERGSSVTMVETFVAALRSLLPLPVTLVDERFTSSLAEQAIRDMGVGRKKRREKGKVDEIAAVILLQGYLDSQ is encoded by the coding sequence ATGAACGGACGAACTCTCGCAATTGATTTCGGTGAGCGGCGCATCGGGCTGGCGCTGTCCGATGAAATGGGCATTATCGCCTCGGGAATCGGCACAATCCCGAACGATGACCAGACGCTTCCCGCTCTCGCCGCCATGGCGAAGGAACGCGGCGTGCAGCGCATCATCGTCGGACTTCCGCTCACGCTCTCCGGTGAACGCGGCTCCTCCGTCACAATGGTCGAAACGTTTGTCGCAGCCCTGCGTTCACTGCTGCCACTGCCGGTGACACTGGTGGACGAGCGCTTCACCTCCTCGCTCGCCGAGCAGGCCATACGCGACATGGGTGTAGGCCGGAAAAAGCGCCGCGAGAAAGGGAAGGTGGATGAAATCGCCGCGGTGATCCTGCTCCAGGGTTATCTGGACAGCCAGTGA
- a CDS encoding VWA domain-containing protein produces the protein MQGRNGSIRMSRFVLRALLGSIMICSTAYAQPTLNFKRVIVNWPTIELYFSVACDGSPAYTMTQQHFRVYEEGSEIQDFTLWCPDPTDRCAVSVAMVMDASASMSATWRPSVKTAGHAFVDLLDGVVDEAAIVFFNQTVEVRQQMTTNKPMLHSAVDALYASGIAASMDGIHAGVLEVINRGVNPCRAVIALTDGYERISTHTAAEIIDLANRHRIKVFAIGYGNDINRQLLQTIALQTGGRYYETPTVGQLAAIYLEISTILFQQFQECLITYQGQCADSSSRTVELSLLNFCGGDDAASKGYTAPLLSPRLFPRDYVPNELVFVDSANTYVPNPFSVRLTCTNQSVEVATDVEGSIILPDGLELDPPGQPVRKLFTPSTMKQYTSPDPIPELLWTVRWTRRNRYDVNPQIRFTVTGKDCRSVQIDSTEVRSTIPIKGVYPSFVCDAFDLPDSLALNAAGTDVEPNPFTVRFTIKNKGNNVGRITRLFISFPSTDGLSLDPSSPNPMNQTMNLELDRDESRTFEWMVKVEKRITRRVPMITVVALDDEGNEIRCEDLLPIAGVGTVGSGSVPLPTATRLEQNRPNPFNPTTTIEYHLGEAGEYSLTLYDALGRMLRVLDSGYKPAGTHSYVLDASDLPSGVYLYKLETAGFSETKRMIFAR, from the coding sequence ATGCAAGGCAGAAATGGAAGCATCAGAATGTCGCGATTCGTGTTGCGGGCTTTGCTCGGATCGATTATGATCTGTTCGACAGCGTATGCGCAGCCAACGCTGAATTTCAAACGCGTGATAGTGAACTGGCCGACGATCGAGCTGTACTTCTCGGTCGCCTGCGACGGAAGTCCGGCGTACACCATGACGCAGCAGCATTTCCGCGTTTACGAGGAGGGCTCTGAGATACAGGACTTTACGCTCTGGTGCCCCGATCCGACGGATCGTTGTGCCGTGTCCGTGGCGATGGTCATGGATGCATCCGCTTCGATGAGTGCAACGTGGAGGCCGAGCGTAAAGACCGCAGGTCATGCGTTTGTAGACCTGCTGGATGGTGTCGTTGATGAGGCTGCCATCGTGTTTTTCAATCAAACAGTGGAAGTCCGGCAGCAAATGACGACGAACAAACCGATGCTGCACTCGGCGGTAGACGCATTGTACGCCTCCGGCATCGCTGCTTCAATGGATGGCATACATGCGGGAGTGCTTGAGGTGATAAACAGGGGAGTGAATCCCTGCCGTGCCGTTATCGCGCTGACTGATGGTTATGAACGGATTTCGACGCATACCGCGGCGGAGATAATCGATCTGGCGAATCGTCATCGCATCAAGGTGTTCGCCATCGGTTATGGTAACGATATCAACAGACAGCTACTCCAGACGATAGCGCTGCAAACGGGTGGCAGGTACTACGAGACACCGACCGTCGGACAGCTTGCGGCGATCTACCTTGAAATCTCGACGATACTGTTTCAGCAGTTTCAGGAATGTCTTATCACGTATCAGGGGCAGTGCGCCGACAGCAGCAGTAGGACAGTGGAGTTGTCGTTACTGAATTTCTGCGGAGGAGACGATGCCGCGAGTAAAGGTTATACAGCGCCCTTGCTCTCGCCCAGACTCTTCCCGCGCGATTACGTGCCCAACGAACTGGTGTTCGTTGACAGCGCCAACACCTATGTACCAAATCCGTTTTCCGTGCGACTGACCTGCACGAACCAGAGTGTGGAGGTCGCGACCGATGTGGAGGGGAGCATTATTCTTCCTGATGGTCTGGAGCTTGATCCGCCGGGACAACCGGTGAGAAAGCTGTTCACCCCGTCAACAATGAAACAATACACTTCACCCGACCCGATCCCGGAATTGCTCTGGACGGTGCGGTGGACGAGGCGAAACCGGTACGACGTGAATCCGCAGATCAGGTTCACGGTAACGGGGAAGGACTGTCGCAGTGTGCAGATTGATTCAACCGAGGTCAGGTCTACCATCCCTATAAAGGGGGTGTATCCGAGCTTCGTCTGCGATGCCTTCGACTTGCCGGATTCCCTTGCGCTCAATGCCGCCGGGACCGATGTGGAGCCGAATCCGTTTACCGTGAGATTCACGATAAAGAACAAGGGGAATAACGTCGGCCGCATCACACGTCTGTTTATCAGTTTTCCGAGCACAGATGGTTTGTCCCTGGATCCGAGCTCGCCGAACCCGATGAACCAGACGATGAATCTTGAGCTGGACAGGGACGAATCGCGGACGTTCGAATGGATGGTCAAGGTGGAGAAGCGTATCACGCGCCGTGTGCCGATGATAACAGTGGTCGCTCTCGATGACGAGGGGAATGAAATACGCTGCGAGGACCTGCTCCCGATTGCCGGCGTGGGGACGGTCGGCAGCGGAAGCGTCCCCTTGCCCACCGCGACGCGTCTGGAACAAAATCGCCCCAATCCCTTCAATCCGACGACGACGATTGAGTATCACCTCGGCGAAGCGGGCGAGTACTCGCTGACGCTGTATGACGCGTTGGGTCGCATGCTGCGCGTGCTCGACTCCGGATACAAGCCGGCCGGGACGCATAGCTACGTTCTCGATGCGTCGGATCTGCCCAGCGGTGTGTATCTCTACAAGCTGGAGACGGCTGGGTTCAGCGAGACGAAACGCATGATATTTGCACGCTAG
- a CDS encoding DUF3467 domain-containing protein, which produces MSDHNNPDMQSQQVNIELGAAEAEGIYSNLAIITHSNAEFVIDFTRILPGIPKAKVHARVVMTPVHAKLLLNALRDNIDKFERKFGEINIAADQGQMFTGTPPTGVMH; this is translated from the coding sequence ATGAGCGATCACAACAATCCGGACATGCAGAGCCAGCAAGTCAACATCGAGCTCGGCGCAGCGGAAGCCGAAGGCATCTACTCGAATCTTGCAATCATCACGCACTCCAACGCGGAATTCGTGATTGACTTCACCCGCATCCTTCCCGGCATTCCGAAAGCGAAAGTCCATGCCAGGGTGGTCATGACACCGGTGCATGCGAAGTTGCTTCTCAACGCCCTGCGCGACAACATCGACAAATTCGAACGCAAATTCGGAGAAATCAACATCGCGGCGGACCAGGGTCAGATGTTTACCGGCACCCCTCCGACCGGCGTCATGCATTGA
- a CDS encoding T9SS type A sorting domain-containing protein: MDIYVPPARAATYACDVTAQSISFDPTTGGYVPDPFEVTSTVTNTGLADGLGLFAELTVESGLYLTSPARVDLSGTLSPSATSAPVRWTVRPIARATDGNLKATVRYTDRFGNTALCETMVFVPAAPEPGLLLGCTSDLVKLEVDKLRGEYVQSTFNIHATVGNNSGRSVFDVEVTAISMDADLKISPLSPNPVIVAPRLDHNAPTVSVSWSVNVVPRSKSGPIQVLFLVTGKDEQGRSVPTRECSVWIDVPAVGSPDLQCDIMTSVTTPDPNDDRMISYSESLGDYEGEKSAFGDYTVFTVSATIQNRGEAQANRVRATLLLPEYMALEAEESALKSVTPNDIGPGNGIATVSWKVRPLAVGEDKPLTFEIVTTSENHPPEKCTHDVTLQAAQRLVTLSLPDDMVGSYGEKVTVPVLVGETLGRDIFAYKLTIRYNPSQIRFLDATNANSLTARGWNGPQARVLVEQGAPEGNLVRIEDRTTGQPLSTSRTGALVFLRFEVVHNPEQIDLVAQSPLEFVSNTLTDDNRDLWSSMNSVKDEEQGDVKLVLINGAVTVSGDCVLPLTTATRLEQNRPNPFNPTTVITYRLGETGEYTLTLFDALGRKVRVLETGVKAAGTYTYVLDATGLTSGVYLYRLDTPTYSDTKRMILSR; the protein is encoded by the coding sequence GTGGACATCTATGTACCGCCGGCACGCGCGGCGACGTATGCGTGCGACGTGACGGCGCAGTCGATATCGTTCGATCCGACGACGGGCGGGTATGTCCCCGATCCGTTCGAGGTGACGTCGACGGTGACGAACACGGGTCTTGCGGACGGTCTTGGCCTGTTCGCGGAGCTGACGGTGGAGAGCGGCCTGTATCTGACCTCGCCGGCGCGCGTGGACCTTTCCGGGACGCTGAGCCCGAGCGCGACGAGCGCTCCGGTGCGCTGGACGGTACGTCCGATCGCGCGTGCGACGGACGGGAACCTGAAGGCGACGGTGCGGTACACGGACCGCTTCGGGAACACGGCGTTGTGCGAGACGATGGTCTTCGTTCCCGCGGCACCGGAGCCGGGTCTTCTTCTGGGCTGCACGTCGGATCTGGTGAAGCTGGAAGTGGATAAGCTTCGCGGCGAGTACGTGCAATCGACGTTCAATATCCACGCGACGGTGGGCAACAACAGCGGCCGTTCGGTATTCGACGTGGAAGTGACGGCGATCTCGATGGACGCGGATCTGAAGATCTCGCCGTTGTCGCCGAATCCAGTGATCGTTGCTCCGCGTCTGGACCACAACGCACCGACGGTGTCGGTGTCGTGGTCGGTGAACGTGGTTCCGCGCTCGAAGAGCGGTCCGATCCAGGTGTTGTTCCTGGTCACGGGCAAGGACGAGCAGGGCCGCTCGGTACCGACGCGCGAGTGTTCGGTGTGGATCGACGTTCCCGCGGTGGGCAGCCCCGATCTTCAGTGCGATATCATGACGTCGGTGACGACGCCGGATCCGAACGATGATCGGATGATCTCGTACAGCGAGTCTCTCGGCGACTATGAAGGCGAGAAGTCGGCGTTCGGCGACTACACGGTGTTCACGGTGAGCGCGACGATCCAGAATCGTGGCGAGGCGCAGGCGAACCGCGTCCGGGCGACGCTTCTGCTTCCGGAGTACATGGCCCTGGAGGCCGAAGAGAGCGCTCTGAAGAGCGTGACGCCGAACGACATCGGTCCCGGGAACGGGATAGCGACGGTGAGCTGGAAGGTTCGTCCGCTCGCGGTGGGCGAGGACAAGCCTTTGACGTTCGAGATCGTGACGACGTCGGAGAATCATCCGCCGGAGAAGTGCACGCATGACGTGACGCTTCAGGCGGCGCAGCGTCTTGTGACGCTCTCGCTTCCGGACGACATGGTGGGCAGCTACGGCGAGAAGGTGACGGTACCGGTTCTGGTGGGTGAGACGCTGGGCCGCGATATCTTCGCCTACAAGCTGACGATCCGTTACAATCCCTCTCAGATCCGCTTCCTGGACGCGACGAACGCGAACAGCCTGACGGCTCGCGGTTGGAACGGCCCGCAGGCGCGTGTTCTTGTCGAGCAGGGTGCGCCGGAAGGCAACCTTGTGCGTATCGAGGACCGTACGACGGGTCAGCCGTTGTCGACGAGCCGCACGGGGGCGCTGGTGTTCCTGCGCTTCGAGGTGGTGCACAATCCGGAGCAGATCGATCTGGTGGCGCAGTCGCCACTGGAGTTCGTCTCGAACACGCTGACGGACGACAACCGCGATTTGTGGTCGTCGATGAACAGCGTCAAGGACGAAGAGCAGGGCGATGTGAAGCTGGTGCTGATCAACGGCGCGGTGACGGTGAGCGGCGACTGCGTGCTGCCGCTGACGACGGCGACGCGTCTGGAGCAGAACCGTCCGAATCCGTTCAACCCGACGACGGTGATCACGTACCGTCTGGGCGAGACGGGCGAATACACTCTGACGCTGTTCGACGCGCTGGGCCGGAAGGTGCGCGTGCTGGAGACGGGCGTGAAGGCCGCCGGGACGTACACGTACGTACTCGACGCCACGGGCCTGACCAGCGGCGTGTACCTCTACCGCCTCGACACACCGACCTACAGCGACACCAAGCGCATGATTCTCTCGCGCTAA